A DNA window from Burkholderia sp. HI2500 contains the following coding sequences:
- a CDS encoding PadR family transcriptional regulator: MSLPHALLTALAERPGSGSELADRFDRSIGYFWQATHQQIYRELGRLEETGWIESLPAESGRGRKRAYRILPAGKKELRRWIAEPEDPTPLREALMVRLRAEAVLGPAGLEDEIRRRIALHQEKLDLYLQIEARDFSESADSRTKRLQHLVLQAGIANERFWVEFSQHALDVLRLPKD, translated from the coding sequence ATGTCCTTGCCCCACGCACTCCTCACCGCGCTTGCCGAACGCCCGGGTTCGGGCTCCGAACTCGCCGACCGTTTCGATCGCTCGATCGGTTATTTCTGGCAGGCGACGCACCAGCAGATCTATCGCGAGCTGGGACGTCTCGAGGAAACGGGCTGGATCGAATCGCTGCCGGCCGAATCGGGGCGCGGCCGCAAGCGCGCGTACCGGATCCTGCCGGCGGGCAAGAAGGAGTTGCGCCGCTGGATCGCCGAACCGGAAGACCCGACGCCGCTGCGCGAAGCGTTGATGGTGCGCCTGCGCGCGGAAGCGGTGCTCGGCCCGGCCGGCCTCGAGGACGAAATCAGGCGGCGCATCGCGTTGCACCAGGAGAAGCTCGACCTGTATCTGCAGATCGAGGCACGCGATTTTTCGGAAAGCGCCGATTCGCGCACGAAGCGCCTTCAGCACCTGGTCCTGCAAGCCGGCATCGCGAACGAGCGGTTCTGGGTCGAATTCTCGCAGCACGCGCTCGACGTGCTGCGCTTGCCGAAAGACTGA
- a CDS encoding putative bifunctional diguanylate cyclase/phosphodiesterase — protein MENMSKRQSERSSFYVWPWSPALGILPIVVVIVALAGFVAVSLIVIMSLRVYVGGESSWSKAQKDEVILLTRYGQTGDEKLFGDYLTADRTLTFLGVARRAMVGVPADSGIARAAMIAAGINPVDAAAVVWFYPLLSSFASLSVALRYWEDADRQLVDLRRLADALREAVQAADVRRTRRLNREIWDLNSRIEPLPKRFSDELSAEFRSAVIQLFLSYLVASLLILLLSVRWASRARRQQLSMQTELDRSQAFAETALRSVADAIITIGLTRSIETLNPAAEQLLGASSDQCVGKPINDVLDLIDTSTGMSIKLLASFSNSGDHTFTRDLDLIRGCRSAVAVRASLSKMDNAAGHCVGYVLILRDMSREYQLIEKLTWQASHDALTGLINRSEFERRLGEALTQRAGGMLMVLDLDGFKEINDVCGHAAGDALLRDATSLFRRGLGDADVVGRLGGDEFGILLPAGRDGVPDGGKAERIRASVEDFTFRWEGEPFKISVSIGVLDLACRPDNVETAMQMADIACYVAKDRGRNRVHVADSRDLNSGRQAYHMQWSRRVKTALETDSFQLYAQRIVPIQSGHDAREHAEILLRIPDADGKLISPVFLPAAERYGHMTMIDRWVVRTVIRRLARLERRQYVEYNVNLSAMSITDERFVEFVIAELSASALDPSLLCFEITETSAVRNLEIASRFMCELRDLGCRFALDDFGAGMSSFSYLRQLPIDYLKIDGGLVSNMTSDHIKRGIACAINDVAHVLQYRTVAEHVEDTATADMLRALGVDYCQGYYFGRPAPWQEGGFH, from the coding sequence ATGGAAAACATGTCGAAGCGCCAGAGTGAGCGCAGCTCGTTTTACGTGTGGCCGTGGAGTCCGGCGCTGGGCATCCTGCCGATCGTTGTCGTGATCGTCGCGCTGGCGGGGTTCGTTGCGGTCAGCCTGATCGTGATCATGTCGCTGCGTGTGTATGTCGGCGGCGAGAGCAGCTGGTCGAAGGCGCAGAAGGACGAGGTGATCCTGCTGACGCGCTATGGCCAGACCGGCGACGAGAAGCTGTTCGGCGACTACCTGACGGCCGACCGGACCCTCACGTTTCTCGGCGTCGCGCGCCGCGCGATGGTCGGCGTGCCGGCGGATTCCGGCATCGCGCGCGCGGCGATGATCGCGGCCGGCATCAATCCCGTCGATGCGGCAGCGGTGGTGTGGTTCTATCCGCTCCTGAGCAGCTTCGCGAGCCTGAGCGTCGCGCTGCGGTACTGGGAGGACGCGGACCGGCAACTGGTCGACCTGCGCCGGCTTGCCGACGCGCTGCGCGAGGCCGTGCAGGCGGCCGACGTGCGCCGCACGCGCCGTCTGAACCGCGAGATCTGGGATCTCAATTCGCGCATCGAGCCGCTGCCGAAGCGCTTTTCCGACGAACTGAGCGCCGAATTCCGCTCGGCGGTGATCCAGCTGTTCCTGTCGTACCTCGTGGCGTCGCTGCTGATCCTCCTGCTGTCGGTGCGCTGGGCGAGTCGTGCGCGACGTCAGCAGCTGTCGATGCAGACGGAGCTCGACCGGAGCCAGGCGTTCGCGGAAACCGCGCTGCGCTCGGTGGCCGACGCGATCATCACGATCGGCCTCACGCGCAGCATCGAGACGCTCAACCCGGCGGCCGAGCAACTGCTCGGCGCATCGTCGGACCAGTGCGTCGGCAAGCCGATCAACGACGTGCTGGACCTGATCGATACGTCGACCGGCATGTCGATCAAGCTGCTCGCGTCGTTCAGCAACAGCGGCGATCACACCTTCACGCGCGATCTCGACCTGATCCGCGGGTGCCGTTCCGCGGTGGCCGTGCGCGCCTCGCTGTCGAAGATGGACAACGCGGCGGGCCACTGCGTCGGATACGTGCTGATCCTGCGCGACATGTCGCGCGAATACCAGCTGATCGAGAAGCTGACCTGGCAGGCGTCGCACGATGCGCTGACCGGCCTCATCAACCGCTCCGAGTTCGAGCGGCGCCTCGGTGAAGCGCTGACGCAGCGCGCGGGCGGGATGCTGATGGTGCTCGATCTGGACGGCTTCAAGGAAATCAACGACGTATGCGGCCACGCGGCCGGCGACGCGCTGCTGCGCGACGCGACGTCGCTGTTCCGGCGCGGCCTCGGCGACGCCGACGTGGTCGGTCGGCTTGGCGGCGATGAGTTCGGCATCCTGTTGCCGGCCGGCCGCGACGGTGTGCCGGACGGCGGCAAGGCCGAGCGGATCCGCGCGAGCGTGGAGGATTTCACGTTCCGATGGGAAGGCGAGCCGTTCAAGATCAGCGTCAGCATCGGCGTGCTGGATCTCGCATGCCGGCCCGACAACGTCGAGACGGCGATGCAGATGGCCGATATCGCCTGCTATGTCGCGAAGGACCGCGGCCGCAATCGCGTGCACGTCGCCGATTCGCGCGACCTGAATTCGGGCCGCCAGGCGTATCACATGCAATGGAGCCGCCGCGTGAAGACGGCGCTCGAAACGGATTCGTTCCAGTTGTATGCGCAACGGATCGTGCCGATCCAGTCGGGACACGACGCGCGGGAACACGCGGAAATCCTGCTGCGCATCCCGGACGCTGACGGCAAGCTGATCTCGCCGGTGTTCCTGCCGGCCGCGGAGCGCTACGGCCACATGACGATGATCGACCGCTGGGTCGTGCGCACCGTGATCCGGCGCCTCGCGCGGCTCGAGCGGCGCCAGTACGTCGAATACAACGTGAACCTGTCGGCGATGTCGATTACCGACGAGCGCTTCGTCGAATTCGTGATCGCCGAGCTGTCGGCGTCGGCGCTCGATCCGTCGTTGCTGTGCTTCGAGATTACCGAGACGAGCGCGGTGCGCAACCTGGAAATCGCGTCGCGCTTCATGTGCGAGCTGCGCGATCTCGGTTGCCGGTTCGCGCTCGACGATTTCGGCGCCGGCATGTCGTCGTTCTCGTATCTGCGCCAGTTGCCGATCGACTATCTGAAGATCGACGGCGGCCTCGTGTCGAATATGACGTCCGACCACATCAAGCGCGGCATCGCGTGCGCGATCAACGACGTCGCGCACGTGCTGCAGTACCGCACCGTCGCCGAGCACGTCGAGGATACGGCGACGGCCGACATGCTGCGCGCGCTGGGCGTCGATTATTGCCAGGGCTATTACTTCGGCCGCCCCGCGCCCTGGCAGGAAGGGGGCTTTCATTGA
- a CDS encoding response regulator transcription factor: MATQVLVVESNPRTRDMIRALLRSAQIDTAAFDDVSMLPTRVAAGPPALVVLRVEQPATPAYVALRALRRAGCDIPVIVLSRSAQTPDKVVALEIGADDYVVEPFEPMEFIARVRCAMRRHAANRPQRPRASGIPAPYAFGDIEVDFANRRASRAGRDLGLRASEFTLLELFITQPMRVLSRTEILVLLGLKTAGRSERGLDVLIFRLRNLIEQAVGDYRYIRTVRGKGYMFVPLGTLADDGPAPPDA; encoded by the coding sequence ATGGCCACCCAAGTTCTCGTCGTAGAGTCGAATCCGCGCACGCGCGACATGATCCGCGCGTTGCTGCGCAGTGCGCAGATCGATACGGCCGCGTTCGACGACGTGTCGATGTTGCCGACGCGCGTGGCGGCGGGGCCGCCGGCGCTGGTCGTGCTGCGCGTCGAGCAGCCGGCGACGCCCGCGTATGTGGCGCTCCGCGCGCTGCGCCGCGCGGGGTGCGACATCCCGGTGATCGTGCTCAGTCGCAGCGCGCAGACGCCCGACAAGGTCGTCGCGCTCGAGATCGGCGCGGACGACTACGTCGTCGAGCCGTTCGAGCCGATGGAGTTCATCGCGCGCGTGCGCTGCGCGATGCGCCGTCACGCGGCGAACCGTCCTCAACGGCCGCGCGCATCCGGCATTCCTGCGCCCTATGCATTCGGCGACATCGAGGTGGATTTCGCGAACCGGCGCGCGAGCCGCGCGGGGCGCGATCTCGGGTTGCGCGCGAGCGAGTTCACGCTGCTCGAGCTGTTCATCACGCAGCCGATGCGCGTGCTGTCGCGCACCGAGATCCTCGTGCTGCTCGGACTCAAGACGGCCGGGCGTTCCGAGCGCGGGCTCGACGTGCTGATCTTCCGCCTGCGCAACCTGATCGAGCAGGCCGTCGGCGACTATCGCTATATCCGCACCGTGCGCGGCAAGGGCTACATGTTCGTGCCGCTCGGCACGCTCGCCGACGACGGGCCGGCACCGCCGGACGCATGA
- a CDS encoding Crp/Fnr family transcriptional regulator: MIHEANNVIELPHALGANHFLAALDGMKLAELAPHLQLANLKTGEVLCEAGENPGAAYFPVTAGISLQYASGGKATLSVAEIGREGVVCDDIIGSAMQRRVVVYRGGFAYRLPSRRFAQACDASAAMRRQVFARMQLALSQASQVMFCSRHHAMRQQLGRWLLIAYERSRSIEIPVTHGMLGQLLGVRRETVSDTTRQLHELGLIHQHRGAIVLSDLANLERHGCDCHRVIRDEARRILAVDAVANAGVGSSCRVRTT; the protein is encoded by the coding sequence GTGATACACGAGGCAAACAACGTCATCGAGTTGCCGCATGCACTTGGTGCCAATCATTTCCTGGCTGCGCTTGACGGAATGAAACTCGCGGAACTGGCGCCTCATCTGCAGCTGGCGAATCTCAAGACCGGCGAGGTGCTGTGCGAAGCCGGCGAGAACCCCGGTGCCGCCTATTTCCCCGTGACGGCGGGCATTTCGCTGCAGTACGCGTCAGGGGGCAAGGCGACGCTGAGTGTCGCGGAAATCGGCCGCGAGGGTGTCGTGTGCGACGACATCATCGGCAGTGCGATGCAGCGGCGCGTGGTCGTCTATCGCGGCGGCTTCGCCTACCGGCTGCCGTCACGCCGGTTCGCGCAAGCGTGCGACGCATCGGCCGCGATGCGGCGGCAGGTGTTCGCACGCATGCAGCTCGCGCTCTCGCAGGCGTCGCAAGTGATGTTCTGCAGCCGTCATCACGCGATGCGGCAGCAGCTCGGCCGATGGCTGTTGATCGCCTACGAGCGCTCGCGCAGCATCGAGATTCCCGTCACGCACGGCATGCTCGGCCAGTTGCTGGGCGTACGGCGCGAGACCGTCTCCGACACCACGCGGCAGCTCCACGAACTGGGCCTGATCCATCAGCACCGCGGCGCGATCGTGCTGTCGGATCTCGCGAATCTCGAACGGCACGGGTGCGACTGCCATCGCGTGATCCGGGACGAAGCGCGCCGCATCCTGGCGGTCGATGCCGTGGCGAATGCCGGCGTCGGGTCGTCATGCCGGGTGAGGACGACCTAG
- a CDS encoding TenA family transcriptional regulator → MSAPFELTGDLMDLASYPGWLRDVVGATDELKARVLAHPVFAAMSAGTLRASQLRTFFVTGWAVVSQFPEYMAMNLVKTAAYRSRGDEKARRYLIRNIRVEQNHVDHWANWAAESGVTIDMMLGGDASPDGFALSHWCWRSASADALAPSIAATNYAIEGVTGEWSALLCASSYETQFDPAARHRAMRWLKLHADYDDRHPWEALDIVATLLGRSPAARDVRDVETSIRKSLGYFATSLDCCMQG, encoded by the coding sequence ATGAGTGCTCCATTTGAGCTGACCGGCGACCTGATGGACCTGGCCAGCTATCCCGGCTGGTTGCGCGATGTGGTCGGCGCGACCGACGAGCTGAAGGCCCGCGTTCTCGCGCATCCGGTGTTCGCGGCGATGAGCGCCGGCACCTTGCGCGCGTCGCAGCTGCGCACGTTCTTCGTGACCGGCTGGGCGGTGGTCAGCCAGTTTCCGGAGTACATGGCGATGAACCTGGTGAAGACCGCCGCGTATCGGTCGCGCGGCGACGAGAAGGCGCGGCGCTACCTGATCCGCAACATCCGCGTCGAGCAGAATCACGTCGACCACTGGGCCAACTGGGCCGCCGAGTCCGGCGTGACGATCGACATGATGCTGGGCGGCGATGCGTCGCCGGACGGCTTCGCACTGAGCCACTGGTGCTGGCGCAGCGCCAGCGCCGACGCACTCGCGCCGAGCATCGCCGCGACCAACTATGCGATCGAAGGCGTGACGGGCGAATGGAGCGCGCTGCTGTGTGCGTCGTCGTACGAGACGCAGTTCGATCCGGCGGCGCGGCATCGCGCGATGCGCTGGCTCAAGTTGCATGCCGACTACGACGACCGGCATCCGTGGGAAGCGCTCGACATCGTCGCGACGCTGCTCGGCCGGTCGCCCGCCGCCCGCGACGTGCGCGACGTCGAGACGTCGATTCGCAAGAGCCTCGGCTATTTCGCGACGAGTCTCGATTGCTGCATGCAGGGGTAG
- a CDS encoding oxidoreductase gives MTSRYPHLTTPLELGFTSLRNRVLMGSMHVGLEEAPNGFERMAAFYAERARGEAGLIVTGGFAPNERGRPAPGGAMLTTEAEAERHRVVTRAVHAEGGKIALQILHFGRYAYHPALAAPSALKAPINPFTPHALTSDEVDETIADFVRCAALAQQAGYDGVEIMGSEGYLINEFIAARTNHRDDAWGGAYENRIRFPVEIVRRVRERVGTNFIIIYRLSMLDLVEGGSTLDEVIRLAQAIEAAGATIINTGIGWHEARIPTIATKVPRAAYAWVTRQLMGKVGIPLVATNRINTPEVAEQLLADGYCDMVSMARPFLADAEFVRKAREGRADEINTCIGCNQACLDHTFSGRITSCLVNPRACHETELVIRPAQQRKRIAVVGAGPAGLGFAVTAAERGHAVTLYEAGAEIGGQFNIAKKVPGKEEFNETLRYFRRQLELRGVTLHLNTRATAELLLQHEFDEVVIATGIVPRTPPIDGVGHAKALGYLDVLRDGKAVGRSVAIVGAGGIGFDVAEYLVHRAGAGHVDADRFFAEWGVDPSYANAGGLRHAHPEPAARQIHLLQRKASKVGDGLGKTTGWIHRTALKARGVGMSSAVTYRRIDDDGLHVTIDGIEQTLPVDNVVICAGQEPLRELAEQLETAGRKVQVIGGAYEAAELDAKRAIHQGTTLAATL, from the coding sequence ATGACATCGCGTTATCCGCATCTGACGACCCCGCTCGAGCTCGGCTTCACGTCGCTCAGGAACCGCGTGCTGATGGGGTCGATGCACGTGGGCCTCGAGGAAGCGCCGAACGGCTTCGAGCGGATGGCGGCGTTCTATGCGGAGCGTGCGCGCGGCGAGGCCGGCCTGATCGTCACGGGCGGATTTGCGCCGAACGAGCGGGGCCGTCCGGCGCCCGGCGGCGCGATGCTGACGACCGAAGCAGAAGCGGAGCGTCATCGTGTCGTGACGCGCGCGGTGCATGCGGAGGGCGGCAAGATCGCGCTGCAGATCCTGCATTTCGGGCGCTACGCGTATCACCCGGCGCTCGCCGCGCCGAGCGCGCTGAAGGCGCCGATCAACCCGTTCACGCCGCATGCGCTGACGAGTGATGAAGTCGACGAGACGATCGCCGATTTCGTCCGATGTGCGGCCCTCGCGCAGCAGGCGGGCTACGACGGCGTCGAGATCATGGGATCCGAAGGCTATCTGATCAACGAATTCATCGCCGCGCGCACGAACCATCGCGACGACGCATGGGGCGGCGCGTACGAGAACCGCATCCGTTTCCCGGTCGAGATCGTGCGGCGCGTGCGCGAGCGGGTCGGCACGAACTTCATCATCATCTACCGGTTGTCGATGCTCGATCTCGTCGAAGGCGGCTCGACGCTCGACGAAGTGATCCGGCTCGCGCAGGCGATCGAAGCGGCCGGTGCCACGATCATCAATACGGGCATCGGCTGGCACGAGGCGCGCATTCCGACCATCGCGACGAAGGTGCCGCGCGCCGCGTACGCCTGGGTCACGCGGCAGTTGATGGGCAAGGTCGGCATCCCGCTCGTCGCGACCAACCGGATCAACACGCCGGAAGTCGCGGAGCAACTGCTGGCCGACGGCTATTGCGACATGGTGTCGATGGCGCGGCCGTTTCTCGCCGATGCCGAGTTCGTGCGCAAGGCACGGGAAGGGCGCGCGGACGAAATCAACACGTGCATCGGCTGCAACCAGGCCTGCCTCGACCACACGTTCAGCGGCCGGATCACGTCGTGCCTCGTGAATCCGCGTGCGTGCCATGAAACCGAGCTCGTGATTCGCCCCGCGCAGCAGCGCAAGCGGATCGCCGTGGTCGGCGCCGGGCCGGCGGGCCTCGGCTTCGCGGTCACCGCGGCCGAGCGCGGTCATGCGGTGACGCTGTATGAAGCCGGCGCCGAGATCGGCGGCCAGTTCAACATCGCGAAGAAGGTGCCCGGCAAGGAGGAGTTCAACGAGACGCTGCGCTATTTCCGTCGGCAGCTCGAACTGCGCGGCGTGACGCTCCACCTCAATACGCGCGCGACCGCCGAGCTGCTGCTGCAACACGAATTCGACGAAGTGGTGATCGCGACGGGCATCGTGCCGCGCACGCCACCGATCGACGGTGTCGGGCACGCCAAGGCGCTCGGCTATCTCGACGTGCTGCGCGACGGCAAGGCGGTAGGACGCAGCGTTGCGATCGTCGGCGCCGGCGGGATCGGCTTCGACGTCGCGGAATATCTCGTGCATCGTGCGGGCGCCGGGCACGTCGACGCGGACCGCTTCTTCGCCGAGTGGGGTGTCGACCCGTCGTATGCGAACGCAGGCGGCTTGCGTCACGCGCACCCCGAGCCGGCAGCGCGGCAAATCCATCTGCTGCAGCGCAAGGCATCGAAAGTTGGCGACGGGCTCGGCAAGACCACCGGATGGATCCACCGCACGGCGCTGAAGGCGCGCGGGGTCGGGATGTCGTCGGCGGTGACCTACCGGCGTATCGACGACGATGGATTGCACGTGACGATCGATGGCATCGAGCAGACGCTGCCGGTGGACAACGTCGTGATCTGCGCGGGGCAGGAGCCGTTGCGCGAACTGGCGGAGCAACTGGAGACCGCCGGGCGCAAGGTGCAGGTGATCGGCGGCGCGTACGAAGCGGCCGAGCTCGACGCGAAGCGCGCGATTCACCAGGGCACGACGCTGGCCGCGACCCTTTGA
- a CDS encoding NADPH:quinone oxidoreductase family protein, whose amino-acid sequence MKALLCTAFGPIDSLRIEDVAIPEPAAGQVRVQVKAASLNFPDALIVQGLYQVKPALPFSPGAEFAGVIDAVGEGATAWQPGDAVVAFTGHGGFAQQCVADVHQIAALPPGMTFEQGAALVLAYGTSLHALQQRARLQAGETLLVLGAAGGVGLAAIEIAKALGARVIAAASSADKLALCREAGADETIDYATEDLRRRVDELTGGRGADVVYDPVGGAYSEAALRATAWRGRFLVVGFAAGEIPKLALNLALLKERDILGVFWGDAVRRDPKQHVANMRLLAEWFAAGKVRPAITERVSLAGAADAIARMANRQVKGKVVILPDA is encoded by the coding sequence ATGAAAGCCCTGTTGTGTACCGCATTCGGCCCGATCGACAGCTTGCGCATCGAGGACGTGGCGATTCCCGAGCCGGCCGCGGGCCAGGTCCGGGTTCAGGTGAAGGCCGCGTCGCTCAATTTCCCCGACGCGCTGATTGTCCAGGGGCTATACCAGGTGAAGCCGGCGCTGCCGTTTTCGCCGGGCGCGGAATTTGCCGGCGTGATCGACGCGGTGGGCGAGGGCGCGACCGCGTGGCAGCCGGGGGATGCGGTGGTCGCGTTCACCGGGCACGGCGGCTTTGCGCAGCAGTGCGTGGCCGACGTGCACCAGATTGCCGCGCTGCCGCCGGGCATGACATTCGAGCAGGGCGCGGCGCTCGTGCTGGCGTACGGCACGTCGCTGCACGCGTTGCAGCAGCGGGCGCGGCTGCAAGCAGGCGAGACATTGCTCGTGCTGGGCGCGGCGGGCGGCGTTGGCCTCGCCGCGATCGAGATCGCGAAGGCACTCGGCGCACGCGTGATCGCGGCGGCGTCGAGTGCGGACAAGCTGGCGCTGTGCCGCGAAGCGGGCGCCGACGAGACGATCGACTATGCGACCGAAGACCTGCGCCGCCGCGTGGACGAATTGACCGGCGGGCGCGGTGCGGACGTCGTCTACGATCCGGTGGGCGGTGCCTACAGCGAAGCGGCGTTGCGCGCGACCGCGTGGCGCGGCCGGTTCCTCGTGGTCGGCTTCGCGGCCGGCGAGATTCCGAAGCTCGCGCTGAACCTGGCGCTGCTCAAGGAGCGCGACATTCTGGGCGTGTTCTGGGGCGATGCGGTGCGCCGCGATCCGAAGCAGCATGTCGCGAACATGCGCCTGCTGGCCGAATGGTTCGCGGCCGGCAAGGTACGACCCGCGATCACCGAGCGTGTGTCGCTGGCCGGTGCGGCCGATGCGATCGCGCGGATGGCCAACCGGCAGGTGAAGGGCAAGGTGGTGATCCTGCCGGACGCGTGA
- a CDS encoding acyl-CoA dehydrogenase, translated as MSLLMSRRDLAFLLYDWLDAQALVALPRYAEHSRETFDAVLDTSERIAEDLFAPHAARGDREEPQFDGERVTLIPEVEPAVRAFADAGLIAAGHDEALGGMRLPKLVEAASFLFFQAANIATSAYPFLTAANANLLVAHGSPAQIDAFARPELEGRYLGTMCLSEPQAGSSLSDIATRADFEGDSPLGPRYRLTGNKMWISGGEHELTENIVHLVLAKIPDEHGRLLPGTRGISLFIVPKYLPGADGAVQGEHNDVVLAGLNHKMGYRGTTNCLLNFGEGTRYRPEGRAGAIGYLVGQPNHGLAYMFHMMNEARIGVGAGAVALGYTGYLHALDYARNRPQGRPLGPAGKDAAAPQAPIVDHPDVRRMLLAQKAYVEGGLALILYCAKLVDEARAHDDADVRAQSTRLLDILTPIAKSWPSQWCLAANDLAIQVHGGYGYTRDYAVERLYRDNRLNPIHEGTHGIQALDLLGRKVAQDDGALLHALDARIGATVERARTLDADLRERADVLARRWARLVEVTRQLGAIGDPQARLANASVYLEAFGHLVVAWLWLDVTLAAHGHADDFHDGKRAAARYFFNWELPKVDAQLDLLASVDTTTLDMRDAWF; from the coding sequence ATGAGCCTGTTGATGTCGCGACGCGATCTCGCGTTCCTGCTGTATGACTGGCTCGACGCGCAAGCGCTCGTCGCGCTGCCGCGTTACGCCGAGCACAGTCGCGAGACGTTCGACGCGGTGCTCGACACCAGCGAGCGGATTGCCGAAGACCTGTTCGCGCCGCATGCGGCGCGCGGCGATCGCGAGGAACCGCAGTTCGACGGCGAGCGCGTGACGCTGATCCCGGAAGTCGAACCGGCCGTGCGCGCCTTTGCGGATGCCGGGCTGATCGCCGCGGGCCACGACGAAGCGCTCGGCGGCATGCGCTTGCCGAAGCTGGTCGAGGCCGCGTCGTTCCTGTTCTTCCAGGCAGCGAACATCGCCACGTCCGCCTATCCGTTCCTGACCGCCGCCAACGCGAACCTGCTCGTCGCGCACGGCAGCCCCGCGCAGATCGACGCATTTGCGCGCCCCGAGCTGGAAGGGCGCTATCTCGGCACCATGTGCCTGTCCGAGCCGCAGGCCGGTTCGTCGCTGTCCGACATCGCGACGCGCGCGGATTTCGAAGGCGATTCGCCGCTCGGCCCGCGCTACCGGCTGACCGGCAACAAGATGTGGATCTCGGGCGGCGAACACGAACTGACGGAGAACATCGTCCACCTCGTGCTCGCGAAGATTCCCGACGAACACGGCCGGCTGCTGCCCGGCACGCGCGGCATCTCGCTGTTCATCGTGCCCAAGTACCTGCCGGGCGCCGACGGCGCGGTGCAGGGCGAGCACAACGACGTGGTGCTCGCGGGGCTGAACCACAAGATGGGTTACCGCGGCACCACCAACTGCCTGCTGAACTTCGGCGAAGGCACGCGCTACCGCCCGGAAGGGCGCGCAGGCGCGATCGGCTATCTGGTCGGCCAGCCGAACCACGGCCTCGCCTACATGTTTCACATGATGAACGAGGCGCGCATCGGTGTCGGCGCGGGCGCGGTGGCGCTCGGCTACACGGGTTACCTGCACGCGCTCGACTATGCGCGCAACCGGCCGCAAGGGCGCCCGCTCGGGCCGGCGGGCAAGGATGCCGCCGCGCCGCAGGCGCCGATCGTCGACCATCCGGACGTGCGGCGCATGCTGCTCGCGCAGAAGGCCTATGTCGAAGGCGGTCTCGCGCTGATCCTGTATTGCGCGAAACTGGTCGACGAAGCACGCGCGCATGACGATGCGGACGTGCGCGCTCAATCCACGCGCCTGCTCGACATCCTGACGCCGATCGCGAAAAGCTGGCCGTCGCAGTGGTGTCTCGCGGCGAACGACCTCGCGATCCAGGTGCACGGCGGCTATGGCTACACGCGCGACTATGCGGTCGAACGGCTCTATCGCGACAATCGTCTCAACCCGATCCACGAAGGCACGCACGGCATCCAGGCGCTCGACCTGCTGGGCCGCAAGGTCGCACAGGACGATGGCGCGTTGCTGCACGCACTCGATGCGCGGATCGGCGCGACTGTCGAACGCGCGCGGACGCTCGATGCCGACCTGCGCGAGCGGGCCGATGTGCTGGCGCGGCGGTGGGCGCGGCTGGTCGAGGTCACACGGCAACTCGGCGCGATCGGCGATCCGCAGGCGCGGCTCGCGAACGCGAGCGTCTATCTGGAAGCGTTCGGCCATCTTGTCGTGGCATGGCTGTGGCTCGACGTGACGCTCGCCGCGCACGGGCACGCCGACGATTTCCACGACGGCAAGCGTGCGGCGGCCCGCTATTTCTTCAACTGGGAATTGCCGAAAGTGGATGCGCAGCTCGATCTGCTCGCGAGCGTCGACACGACGACGCTCGACATGCGCGACGCGTGGTTCTGA
- a CDS encoding SGNH/GDSL hydrolase family protein, with translation MTQKTVLCYGDSNTHGTRPMTRAGVLERFAREERWTGVLAHTLGASWRVIEEGLPARTTVHDDPIEGRHKNGLSYLRACVESHLPVDVVVLMLGTNDLKTRFSVTPADIATSVGVLLAEIAACGAGPSGTSPTLVLMAPAPIIEVGFLGEIFAGGAAKSRQLAKRYEQVASDAGAHFLDAGAIIEVSPVDGVHFAADQHRALGQRVAALLQQIA, from the coding sequence ATGACGCAGAAAACCGTGCTCTGCTACGGCGATTCGAACACACACGGTACACGCCCGATGACGCGTGCCGGCGTACTGGAGCGGTTCGCACGCGAAGAACGCTGGACCGGTGTGCTGGCGCACACGCTCGGCGCGAGCTGGCGGGTCATCGAAGAAGGGTTGCCCGCGCGCACGACCGTGCATGACGATCCGATCGAAGGCCGGCACAAGAACGGTTTGTCGTATCTGCGCGCGTGCGTCGAAAGTCACTTGCCCGTCGATGTCGTCGTGCTGATGCTCGGGACCAACGATCTGAAGACACGCTTCTCGGTCACGCCCGCCGACATCGCGACGTCGGTCGGCGTGCTGCTTGCCGAGATCGCCGCGTGCGGTGCTGGTCCGTCCGGTACGTCACCGACGCTCGTGCTGATGGCACCTGCGCCGATCATCGAAGTCGGCTTCCTCGGCGAGATCTTCGCGGGCGGCGCAGCGAAGTCGCGGCAGCTCGCGAAGCGGTACGAACAGGTGGCAAGCGACGCCGGTGCGCACTTTCTCGATGCCGGCGCGATCATCGAGGTGAGCCCGGTGGATGGCGTTCACTTCGCGGCCGATCAGCATCGTGCGCTCGGGCAGCGGGTCGCGGCCCTTCTGCAGCAGATCGCGTAA